Sequence from the Malaciobacter pacificus genome:
TAAAAAGAGGGAGTGTTAGAAATTTTGTGTCAGTCTGATAGAATTTATAATTCTAAAGGATTGAACAATGAATCAAACATTTGATTTAAATGAAGCACTTGAACAAATAAAAGCAGGTTCAAAAATAGATGGTAAAGATGGAGTCTTAGCTCCTCTTATTAAACAACTTACAGAAGCTGTATTACAAGCTGAACTTGAGTCTCATTTAACTTCTGAGATAAATAAAAATAGAAAAAATGGTAAATCTATTAAAACTATGAAAAGTAGTGTTGGTGAATTTGAACTTGATGTTCCAAGAGATAGAAATGGTTCTTATGAGCCTCAAATAGTTAAAAAACATCAAACTCATATGTCAGATAATATAGAACAAAAAATTCTATCTTTGTATGCTTTAGGAAATAGTTATAGTCAAATATCTGAACATATTGAAGAAATGTATGGAATGAGTTTTTCTAAAGCTACAATAAGTGCTGTTACTGATAAAGTTATACCATTATTAAAAGAATGGCAACAAAGACCACTTGAATCAATCTACCCCTTTGTGTGGCTTGATGCAATACACTATAAGATTAAAGATAATGGAAGATATATATCTAAAGCTGTTTATACTGTTTTAGGAGTTGGATTAAATGGTAAAAAGGAGATATTAGGATTATATCTGTCAGAAAATGAAGGAGCTAATTTTTGGTTACAGGTTTTAACTGATTTAAATAATAGAGGAGTAGAAGATATACTTATTGCATCTATTGATGGATTAAAAGGATTTCCTGAAGCTATAAATGCAATATTTCCTAATACAGAAATACAGTTGTGTATTGTTCATCAAATTAGAAATTCAATTAGATATGTTGCTTCAAAAGATCAAAAAGAGTTTATGAAAGATTTAAAACTTATTTATCAAGCTATTTCAAAAGAATCAGCAGAAGAAGCATTAGTTCAACTTGAAAATAAGTGGGGTAAAAAATACCCTATTGTAATTCAATCTTGGAAAAACAAGTGGGAAAACTTATCTGCCTATTTTAAATATCCTGAAGATATTAGAAGAATTATCTATACTACAAATATTATTGAATCAATACATAGGCAATTTAGAAAGCTTACAGCTTAGAACGAACACAAAGTGTGAGAAAAACTAAAGGAGCTTTTCCAAATGAAAATTCACTTTTAAAACTATTGTATATGGGAATTCAGAATGCAAATAAAAAATGGACTATGCCAGTTAGGAATTGGTCTCTTACAATCTCTCAACTTACAATATTTTTTGAAGGTAGGTTAGATAATCAATTGAGTATTTAAAACTATAAGTATAATAGCCATCTTTTTTAGATGGCTACTTTAATTCTTTTTTGAAGATATAGACTTAATCCATTGCTTACCAACAAAATAAAACATAGTGACTAAAAATATAATAGCACCACCTATATCAAGTATTGATTTTGATTCACTTTCTAAACTATCTAATGTATAAACAAACCATTCTTTTGGAAATGCAAAATCAATCATTAATGCAAATGAAACAGTGACTACAATAATTGAGATAAGATATATTATTAAGACATCATTTCCAAGAATTTTCTTTATAATCCCTGCTGTAATGATATTTGTAGCAGGAGCTGCTGCTAAAAAAATAAAAGCTACTCCAGGACTTACTCCAACTGCTAACATTGATAAAGCAATAGGAATGGCTGAAATAGAACATACATATAAAGGTAATGCAACTAAAAAAACTAATGCATAAGCGATAAATAAATTATCATTTAAAAATTCAATCCCATTATTTGGAATTAAAAGCAAAAATAAAGTTGCTAATATTAGACCATAAAACATTGGTTTTGCTAAATCACTAAAAACTTCATTCATTGCATAATCATATGCTTTTTTAAATTGACTCTCTTTTACTACTTCATTAGAAGAAGAACCACAACAAGAAGAACTACAACAAGACTTTTTCTCTTCTTCTTGAATGTCATCATATGATTCTTTTACAAAACTACCAGCAACAACTCCACTAATGAAACTTGAAATAACTCTAATTATTGCCATTGGAAGACCAAATACTCCATATGTAGCTATAATTGAATCAATTCCAGTCATTGGAGTAGTAATATAAAAACTTGTCACAGCTTTTTTAGAAGCACCTTTTTGTCTTAAACTTGTAGCCAAAGGTATTACACCACAAGAACAAAGAGGAAGAGGAATACCATATAATGCCCCTTTTAAAGCACTATATTTATTATCTTCACCTAAATGTTTTTTAATCCAATCTTCTGAAATATATAGGTGGATTATTCCTACAAAAATTAATCCAATTAAAACATATAGACCTATCATTACTGATAGTTCCCAAAAGCTTTGCAAAAAATTTAATATAAATTCCATACTTATTCCTTGAATAAAAATATTTTTTCTAATAAACCTATTAAATCAGGGTTATTCACTTCATCAATAAAATAGTAAATAGTTAAACCTTCTCTTGATTTATTCAATATTCCACCATCTTTTAATTTTCTAAGGTGTTGTGAAATTGCAGATTGATTAACTTCTAATATTTCACCAATGTCACATACACAAAGTTTATTGAAGTTTTTAAGTAGTAATACAATTTTTAGTCTAACACTATTTGACAGTAGTGCTAATTTTTCTGATTCTTTTTCTATCTCTAAATGATTATCAGAAATAAAACTCTTAGCTTTTTCAACTTCACTGATATTACTTGACTCTCTATAACATTCTTCACTCATATAAACTCCAATATAATTATATTAGAATATTCTAATATAATAAAATATGTTTGTCAAGTTGATTTATTATTAGTGGAATTAAATTTACAAATAATTATGAATATGATATAGTTTTATTCAACTATCAGGATTTGACACAAAACTCTAAACAGTCTCTAAAAAGAGTAAAAACTCTTTTTATTTTTCCTCTTTAATCAATTGTTCATATAACTTAATATGTTCATTAATTTCTTCTTGAGAAGCTTTTCTTCTACAAGATAAATATGTTCTGTTGCCTTGGGCATTTATACTTGGAAAAACAGTTGCAAAAACCCAATAGTAGTTACCTGATTTTGTTTTATTTTTAACGTATCCACTCCAAATTTCTTCTTTTTTTACAGTATTCCATAAATCTTTGAAGGCAGCCTTTGGCATATCTTCATGCCTTACTAAGTTATGAGGTTGCCCTATAAGTTCATCAACTCCATATTCTGCAATTTTACAAAAGTCATCATTTGCAAATAGAATAATTCCTTTTTCATCTGTTTCGCTAACTAAAAATGCATTATCATCTAAAACTATTTCTTTATTCATCAGATATCCTTAGTTTACTTTTTTTGTTTTAGCATCTTCTACTAAAAGGTGGGCCAACTCAAGAGTTTCACTTGTATATTTTGCAACATTTGTTGCTTCATTTGCATTTTCTTGAGTAACTTTATCTAAAATTGATACAGCATCATTAATTTGTTCAATTCCTGTTAGTTGTTCATTTGATGCACTACTAACATCTTGAATAATATCTATAGTTTCAGAGATTGCATTATTTAACTCTTCATATCCCTTACTCATATTATCAGATATTTTTTTCCCTTCATTTGCTTTTAAAGTTGCAGTTTCTACTAATTGTTTTATCTCTTTTGCAGCTTCTGCACTTCTTGTTGCTAGGTTTCTAACTTCTTGTGCAACTACTGCAAATCCTTTTCCAGCCTCACCAGCAGTTGCAGCTTCAACAGCAGCATTTAGTGATAAAATATTTGTTTGGAAAGCTATTTGGTCAATAACTGTAATTGCTTCATTAACAGCACTCATTCCATCATTTATTTCATCCATAGAAGATGCAGTTTCTAGTGAGAGTTTTTCTCCTAATTTTACAGATTCTTTAACATTTTTACTTAAATCAGACATTTTTCTTGCATTTAATGTATTGTTTTTTGTAATAGAAGTAATCTCTTCAAGTGCAGCAGCCGTTTGTTCTAATGATGCTGCTTGTTCATTTGCTCTTGAAACAAGATTTTTTATTGATTCATTGGTTTTTTCAGAGTTTGATTCTAATAAATTCCCATTTTTTAAATTTTGTTTAGCATTATCATTTAATTCTCTTCCTAATTTATTAATTTGCTCCATTGTTACTAACATTTTACCTTTTAGTATAGGATTTATTTTCATTTGATGTCGGTAGTCTTGATGAGTATATTTATCCATTATATCTACAAGCTCTTCCATGTTTTTATTTGTTGTTTCGAGCATTTCATTAACTATCTTTTTTAAAGTCATAATCATAAAATTTTCAGAGTTTGCATTTATTTTTGAAATATAAATTCCTTGAGAAACTTTATTTAATGATATTACGACTTCTCCCAAAACGTGCATATCATTTTTTCTCATTACATCAAATTTATCAACATATTTGTTTAATTCTTTTAAAATATGCCCTATATCATCATTTTTTATAAATTCAGCTCTTCTTATTCTATTTGTTTTAAAGAAAGCAAAGTCCATCAAATCATCGATGTATCTTTTTAGCCTATCTATCCCACCACAAATTCTTTTCATGGAGTAAAGACTTAAATATGTAATTACTGTTATAAAAAGTATATTAACAATAACTAATGATAGAATATCACCTTTATTTAATATTGCAACAAGTGTCAAAGTTGCAAAACCTGTCAAACTCAAAATTAAATTGAGAAGTATCCTTTTTTTGGTGTTTAAATGTAATAACATTTTAAATCCTTGATTAACTTTTATGAAATTCAACCTACTATGAAAATACTATAATAATTTATTATAATATCCTATTAAATAAATATTTATTTATTCCACAGTTTTGTAAAAAAATAATAATCAAATATAATAAATAAGTAATTTAGCTTAGATATAATTAAATCATAAAAAATATTTTAGGAGTCTTTATGAAATTTATATATCTAATAATATTTATTTTATTGAGTGTTAATGTATATGCAAATAATGTTGATAAAGCAATTGAATTAAGAAATAATGGACAAATTAGTGAAGCTATAAAGCTTTTTAATAAAGCTTGTGAAAACTATCAACCAAGAGCTTGTTATAACCTTGCAGTTATGTATGATGAAGGTAAACTTTTAAAACAAGATTTGAAAAAAGCAACTAACTTATATAAAAAAGCTTGTGAATTAAATCATGGTTTTGCTTGTTATAATCTCGCATTAATATATGACAAAGGAAAGGGAATAACTCAAAACCAATTAAAAGCAAAAGATTTATATGAAAAATCTTGTAAGTTGGGTGATTCATTTGGATGTTATAACTTAGGAGTAATTTTTTATGATGGTAAGATAATTGAGAAAAATCTTTTAAAAGCAAAAAAATATTTTGAATTTGCTTGTGATAAAAATGATGCAGATGCTTGCCATAATTTAGCCTTAATGTATGAAAATAAAAAAGGTGTAAAAAGAGACTATAAAAAAGCGTTTGAACTTTATTCTAAAGCTTGTATTGAAAAAAAAGGAACATCTTGTAATAATCTTGCTCTTATGTATTATAATGGTTTAGGAGTTACTTCAAGTATTCAAAAAACAAAAGAGATGTTAAAACTTGGTTGTGAATATGGTGATGATACTTCTTGTAGAAACTATGAAAA
This genomic interval carries:
- a CDS encoding tetratricopeptide repeat protein, giving the protein MKFIYLIIFILLSVNVYANNVDKAIELRNNGQISEAIKLFNKACENYQPRACYNLAVMYDEGKLLKQDLKKATNLYKKACELNHGFACYNLALIYDKGKGITQNQLKAKDLYEKSCKLGDSFGCYNLGVIFYDGKIIEKNLLKAKKYFEFACDKNDADACHNLALMYENKKGVKRDYKKAFELYSKACIEKKGTSCNNLALMYYNGLGVTSSIQKTKEMLKLGCEYGDDTSCRNYEKIK
- a CDS encoding permease — its product is MEFILNFLQSFWELSVMIGLYVLIGLIFVGIIHLYISEDWIKKHLGEDNKYSALKGALYGIPLPLCSCGVIPLATSLRQKGASKKAVTSFYITTPMTGIDSIIATYGVFGLPMAIIRVISSFISGVVAGSFVKESYDDIQEEEKKSCCSSSCCGSSSNEVVKESQFKKAYDYAMNEVFSDLAKPMFYGLILATLFLLLIPNNGIEFLNDNLFIAYALVFLVALPLYVCSISAIPIALSMLAVGVSPGVAFIFLAAAPATNIITAGIIKKILGNDVLIIYLISIIVVTVSFALMIDFAFPKEWFVYTLDSLESESKSILDIGGAIIFLVTMFYFVGKQWIKSISSKKN
- a CDS encoding PAS domain-containing protein, coding for MNKEIVLDDNAFLVSETDEKGIILFANDDFCKIAEYGVDELIGQPHNLVRHEDMPKAAFKDLWNTVKKEEIWSGYVKNKTKSGNYYWVFATVFPSINAQGNRTYLSCRRKASQEEINEHIKLYEQLIKEEK
- a CDS encoding ArsR/SmtB family transcription factor — encoded protein: MSEECYRESSNISEVEKAKSFISDNHLEIEKESEKLALLSNSVRLKIVLLLKNFNKLCVCDIGEILEVNQSAISQHLRKLKDGGILNKSREGLTIYYFIDEVNNPDLIGLLEKIFLFKE